From a region of the Synchiropus splendidus isolate RoL2022-P1 chromosome 12, RoL_Sspl_1.0, whole genome shotgun sequence genome:
- the si:ch211-225h24.2 gene encoding testis development-related protein encodes MFRKSKSKVLVEYASEEDDMSWHHHHSYKDKDIEGEEEEEEAVTAVSKEAKVKKIISKKERREKKMFSTKDDEHLLLTGVQLADRRGSHKKVKDEEKEKKDKPEKGLCFWESITMTMRQISPTKKLEKMEGWEPPQLESESDDVLEEEDGTENGDSSGSLPDSLGLPLELAMWEGRGLEEDSSRYANLSDPKDCAAPVRWTARAKVKLAGISRMSRGIVSEGTWEGFK; translated from the exons ATGTTCCGGAAAAGCAAGAGCAAAGTGCTGGTGGAGTATGCGTCGGAGGAAGACGACATGTCCTGGCACCACCACCACTCCTACAAG gacAAAGACatagaaggagaggaagaagaggaggaagctgtCACAGCTGTATCCAAG GAGGCCAAAGTGAAGAAGATTATATCCaagaaagagaggagggagaagaagatGTTCTCTACGAAGGACGATGAGCATTTGTTGTTGACCGGAGTTCAGCTGGCTGATCGCAGAGG GTCTCACAAGAAAGTCAAGgatgaagagaaagagaagaaggacaAGCCAGAGAAGGGACTCTGCTTTTGGGAAAGCATCACCATGACGATGAGGCAGATTTCACCCACCAAAAAACTGGAGAAGATGGAGGGCTGGGAGCCGCCTCAGCTGGAGAGCGAGAGCGACGAcgtcctggaggaggaggacggcacTGAGAACGGGGACTCCTCCGGCTCCCTCCCAGACTCTTTAGGGCTGCCGCTGGAACTGGCCATGTGGGAAGGTCGGGGTCTGGAGGAGGACTCGTCCCGCTACGCTAACCTGTCCGACCCAAAGGACTGCGCGGCGCCGGTCAGGTGGACCGCCCGTGCCAAGGTCAAGCTGGCCGGCATCAGCAGGATGAGCAGAGGGATCGTGTCGGAGGGAACATGGGAGGGATTCAAGTAG
- the zgc:193593 gene encoding uncharacterized protein zgc:193593 produces MELLARLFPYGKTIAGMRKACDQTQVFKDSSIAQTRRMRSPAFTLAMMTQAAQTVLQSRESPVMPRMAVLLGFMGIGVSGYSSRQLTLHCKPSRHLFR; encoded by the exons atggagTTACTTGCACGACTCTTCCCGTATGGTAAAACCATCGCCGGGATGAGGAAGGCCTGCGACCAGACCCAGGTCTTTAAGGACTCTTCCATTGCCCAGACACGGAGGATGCGGTCACCAGCCTTCACCCTGGCGATGATG ACTCAGGCAGCGCAGACTGTGCTGCAGAGCCGGGAGAGCCCCGTCATGCCCCGCATGGCCGTCCTGTTGGGCTTCATGGGCATCGGCGTGTCAGGCTACAGCTCCCGCCAGCTCACTCTGCACTGCAAGCCCTCCAGGCACCTCTTCAGATGA
- the cmtr1 gene encoding cap-specific mRNA (nucleoside-2'-O-)-methyltransferase 1, giving the protein MKRRAEPSLLMQQKKHCVDSSSDDESRLSRQDSSQNDSLSSDPEDHRPGFSMPSLSFKPQDTDTAPPQTKFSMYNSVSQKLMAKMGFREGEGLGKFGQGRKEIVEASTQRGRRGLGLTLQGFQGELNVDWRDEPEPSAVEKVEWFPECTTETPDANELRDWMTLGPRKLKIEDETQFCTEDLLHTLLRCKSVFDNLEGEEMRRARTRSNPYETIRGGIFLNRAAMKMANIDTCCDNMFTNPKDSDGKPLTNNHDNELLYFGDVCAGPGGFSEYILWKRRWHAKGFGMTLKGPCDFKLEDFYAAPSELFEPYYGEGGVDGDGDITRPENVTAFRNFVLESTERKGLHFLMADGGFSVEGQENLQEILSKQLLLCQFLTALSTLRTGGHFVCKTFDLFTPFSVGLVYLLYLCFERISLFKPLTSRPANSERYIVCRGLKPGSDAVREYMFRVNLKLNQLRNTDTDVTDVVPLDIIKEDSDFFKFMVNSNESLCAVQIKALAKIHAFVIDPTLSEPRQADIRKECLKIWGVPDKARVTPASSDPKSKFYELTKNPDLESFQCKVTALNSTTLEKLRHILDHRCIVGGGEQIFLLSLGKSQIYTWDGKMPLRWRKLENFKLELPRDTLLSVEIVQELKGEGKAQRRINAVHVMDALIINGTDVRDQHFNQRIQMAEKFVRAVAKPSRPDMNPIRVKEVYRLEEMEKIFVRLEMKVTKSSGGVPRLSYTGRDDRHFLPTGLYIIKTVNEPWTMAYSKNSKMKFFFNKTTKESTYAMPPNAASPFHVCHSERLFWAWVDGVIVHDSQTRVDPEKLSKDEVLSFIHQHHQP; this is encoded by the exons ATGAAGCGAAGAGCAGAGCCCTCGTTGTTGATGCAGCAGAAGAAGCACTGTGTTGACAGCAGCTCAGACGATGAATCAAGATTATCAAGACAAG ACTCAAGCCAGAATGACTCCCTCAGCAGCGACCCAGAGGACCACAGGCCTGGTTTCTCTATGCCCTCTTTATCTTTTAAGCCTCAGGACACGGACACGGCACCGCCGCAAACCAAGTTCTCCATGTACAACAGCGTGTCGCAGAAACTCATG GCCAAGATGGGCTTTCGTGAGGGTGAAGGTCTGGGGAAATTTGGTCAGGGTCGCAAGGAAATTGTTGAGGCGTCCACACAGAGAGGGCGACGCGGTCTTGGCCTCACACTTCAAGGCTTTCAGGGAGAGCTCAACGTAGACTGGCGAGATGAACCTGAG CCAAGTGCCGTCGAGAAAGTGGAGTGGTTCCCGGAATGCACTACTGAGACTCCAGATGCAAATGAGCTCAGGGACTGGATGACACTTGGACCA AGGAAACTGAAGATTGAGGACGAGACACAGTTTTGCACTGAAGATCTGCTGCACACTCTCTTGAGGTGCAAG TCTGTGTTTGATAACCTGGAGGGCGAGGAGATGAGGAGAGCACGGACCCGGTCTAACCCTTATGAAACTATCAGAGGAGGGATTTTTCTCAACAG agCTGCGATGAAAATGGCCAACATTGACACCTGCTGTGACAACATGTTCACCAACCCAAAGGACTCCGACGGG AAACCTCTTACGAACAACCACGACAACGAGCTGCTGTACTTCGGGGACGTCTGCGCCGGACCTGGAGGCTTCTCCGAGTACATCCTGTGGAAGCGGCGCTGGCACGCCAAGGGCTTTGGCATGACCTTGAAGGGGCCATGTGACTTTAAACTGGAAGATTTCTACGCTGCGCCGAGTGAACTGTTTGAGCCGTACTACG GTGAGGGGGGGGTGGACGGTGACGGCGACATCACTCGTCCTGAAAATGTTACAGCCTTCAGAAACTTTGTTCTGGAGAGCACAGAGAGAAAAGGTCTACACTTCCTCATGGCCGATGGG ggTTTCTCTGTGGAGGGTCAGGAGAACCTCCAGGAGATCTTGAGCAAAcagctgctcctctgtcagTTCCTCACCGCTCTGTCGACCCTGCGGACAG GTGGTCACTTTGTCTGCAAGACTTTTGACCTCTTCACGCCCTTCAGCGTGGGCTTGGTCTATCTGCTCTACCTGTGCTTTGAAAGGATCTCGCTCTTCAAGCCTCTCACCAGCAGACCTGCCAACTCGGAGAG GTACATCGTGTGCCGCGGCTTGAAGCCTGGGTCCGACGCGGTCCGAGAGTACATGTTCAGAGTCAACCTGAAGCTGAATCAGCTGAGGAACACAGACACAGATGTGACAGACGTGGTGCCTCTGGACATCATCAAAGAGGACTCTGACTTTTTCAAGTTCATGGTCAACTCTAACGAAAG CCTGTGCGCGGTGCAGATCAAAGCTCTGGCCAAGATTCACGCCTTCGTCATCGACCC CACTCTCTCAGAGCCCAGGCAAGCCGACATACGGAAGGAGTGTCTGAAGATCTGGGGG GTGCCAGATAAAGCCCGAGTCACGCCGGCCTCCTCAGACCCCAAGTCCAAGTTCTACGAGCTCACTAAG aacccagATCTGGAGTCGTTCCAGTGTAAGGTCACAGCGCTCAACTCCACCACCCTGGAGAAGCTGCGCCACATCCTGGACCACCGCTGCATCGTGGGCGGAGGGGAGCAGATCTTCCTGCTCTCCCTGGGG AAGTCTCAGATCTACACCTGGGATGGAAAGATGCCCCTGCGCTGGAGGAAGCTGGAGAACTTCAAGCTGGAGCTGCCCAGAGACACTCTGCTGAGCGTGGAGATCGTGCAGGAGCTGAAGGGCGAG GGCAAAGCTCAGCGCCGAATCAACGCCGTGCATGTGATGGACGCTCTCATCATCAACGGCACTGACGTCAGGGATCAGCACTTCAACCAGAG GATCCAGATGGCCGAGAAGTTTGTGAGGGCCGTGGCCAAACCCAGCCGACCCGACATGAACCCCATTAG AGTGAAGGAGGTTTACCGGCTGGAAGAAATGGAGAAAATATTTGTCAG ACTGGAGATGAAGGTGACCAAGAGTTCAGGCGGTGTCCCGCGTCTGTCCTACACCGGCAGGGACGACAGGCACTTCCTGCCCACGGGCCTCTACATCATCAAGACCGTCAACG AGCCCTGGACCATGGCCTACAGCAAAAACTCCAAAATGAAGTTCTTCTTCAACAAGACCACCAAGGAGTCCACCTATGCAATGCCCCCAAATGCCGCCTCGCCTTTCCA TGTCTGCCACTCAGAGCGGCTCTTCTGGGCCTGGGTGGACGGGGTCAT